The nucleotide window CCGAAACCTTCCTCGCTTATGATCGGGACCGTTCCGCTCACTGCGTTTTGAAAATTCTTTCCTGGAAAGATGTTCCCGACTGGAAAGTGATCGAATTATTTGAGCGGGAAGCCCGCGTGTTGTCTCAAATGGATCATCCGCAAATCCCCAGATTTATCGAGTTTTTTACCGAAGAAATCGACTCCGAGAAAAAAATAGTTCTGGTGCAGGAATACATTTCCGGAAAAAATCTTGCTGAATTCATACGCGAGGGAAAGCATTTTACGGAAAAAGAAGTTCTCAGTATCGGACTCGTTGTAACTAAAATATTAGAATATTTACACGACTTCTCGCCTGCGATCATTCACCGCGACATAAAACCGAGCAATCTTCTGGCATCCGAAGATGGCGAGCTTCATCTGGTCGATTTCGGCGCGGTGCGGGATAAAGTCCTGCATTATCAGAAGACAGAAGCGGGCGGCTTTACCGTTGTTGGAACGTATGGATACATGCCGTTTGAACAATTCCAGGGACAGGCTGTGCCCGCATCGGATATTTTCTCCCTTGGAATGACTCTCATCACGCTGTTGTCTCACAAAGAACCTGCTGAAATGGAGCTCACCGGATCGGACCTTGACTTTGCGCCCTATGTAAACGTTTCCGAAGCTTTCAAATCGGTGCTCAAAAAGATGATCGCGCACCGGCTGGAGGACCGGTACGTTTCAGCGAAAGCATTGCGTCAGGATCTCGAAGCGCTGCTGGCAGGTAAGCAACCCCAAGTTATCGAATCGCGCGCCAAAAAAATTTCGAGTGGTACGCTTGTCGCTCTTTTGCTCGTGTTTTTCGTAGCAATGTTTGCTTTTGTAAAAGAGACACGCCAGCCTGGCCCTGCGCAAAGAACCACGCCAATAGTGCAGAAAGAAAAACCAGTTCAATTTCCTCCATACGCCGGGATCACAGTTCGCGGGAAAGTGCTTTTTGATGGGAAGCCCATCACAGAAACAACGAACCTGCAACCGAAATTCTGGTTCAGAGACGAAACAAAAGGCACTGAAGCTTCTGCCGAAACGATTTATTCGAACGGCGAATTTGAAATTCGAGGTCTCGCTCCCGGGCAATACGGGATCGGCCTTCAATTTGACACAAATCAATCCAATCCAATTAGCTATCCGGGAGACTTGCGCGCATGGGAACGATTCACGGTTTCAGAGAATTCGAATTCGGTCATCCAGGTGGAGCCTCTGCAGATTATTCATCTGATAAAACCGGAAGATAACGGCAGAGTTCTGCAGGATTGGAATCGATGCTGCGAAGAAGGAAAGCCGGCGCATCCCGAAAAACTAAAATTACAATGGACTTCAATGGGTGAAAATGTGTTTTACGATTACACGATTTCACGCCTTGGTTGCCCTTACCA belongs to bacterium and includes:
- a CDS encoding protein kinase; the protein is MENSQQNPFWSGEYQPVLKQRYEVKKKLGEGGFAETFLAYDRDRSAHCVLKILSWKDVPDWKVIELFEREARVLSQMDHPQIPRFIEFFTEEIDSEKKIVLVQEYISGKNLAEFIREGKHFTEKEVLSIGLVVTKILEYLHDFSPAIIHRDIKPSNLLASEDGELHLVDFGAVRDKVLHYQKTEAGGFTVVGTYGYMPFEQFQGQAVPASDIFSLGMTLITLLSHKEPAEMELTGSDLDFAPYVNVSEAFKSVLKKMIAHRLEDRYVSAKALRQDLEALLAGKQPQVIESRAKKISSGTLVALLLVFFVAMFAFVKETRQPGPAQRTTPIVQKEKPVQFPPYAGITVRGKVLFDGKPITETTNLQPKFWFRDETKGTEASAETIYSNGEFEIRGLAPGQYGIGLQFDTNQSNPISYPGDLRAWERFTVSENSNSVIQVEPLQIIHLIKPEDNGRVLQDWNRCCEEGKPAHPEKLKLQWTSMGENVFYDYTISRLGCPYQTLDSVASGTTQETSIALNLPASNSKEYYLLQIYARKDGRRIGMLMTHGANGYGWDYRFRIQ